The Pleurodeles waltl isolate 20211129_DDA chromosome 7, aPleWal1.hap1.20221129, whole genome shotgun sequence genome includes a region encoding these proteins:
- the LOC138304323 gene encoding hemoglobin subunit beta-2-like, with the protein MVHWTAEEKAAISSVWSQVDVAADGQETLTRVLVVFPWTQRYFSSFGSLSSAAAIAGNAKVAAHGHKVLSAIGAGVNHLDDIKHSLAKLSELHAETLHVDPQNFTLLGNCLVIVLARKLGAAFTPEVHAAWEKFLAVTCTALSKHYH; encoded by the exons ATGGTTCACTGGACAGCAGaagagaaggccgccatcagctCTGTGTGGAGTCAGGTTGATGTTGCTGCTGATGGACAGGAAACCCTGACCCG GGTGCTGGTCGTCTTCCCCTGGACCCAGAGGTACTTCAGCAGCTTCGGGTCCCTTTCCAGTGCAGCAGCCATCGCTGGCAATGCCAAGGTTGCCGCCCACGGTCACAAGGTCCTGTCCGCTATAGGAGCAGGTGTCAATCACCTCGATGACATCAAGCACTCGTTGGCCAAGCTGAGCGAGCTGCACGCGGAGACACTTCACGTGGACCCTCAGAACTTCACT CTCCTTGGAAACTGCCTGGTGATCGTCTTGGCGCGCAAGCTGGGAGCTGCCTTCACACCTGAGGTGCACGCGGCCTGGGAGAAGTTCCTGGCAGTGACCTGCACTGCTCTGTCTAAGCACTACCACTAG